A DNA window from Coffea arabica cultivar ET-39 chromosome 6c, Coffea Arabica ET-39 HiFi, whole genome shotgun sequence contains the following coding sequences:
- the LOC113692703 gene encoding uncharacterized protein isoform X1, with translation MEILKLKYSIPLIFPLFFVAAFAAVDPFSQALLSFKSEIIDDSNSLRDWIAPALVNSSDKILACSWSGVKCDNNSSLIIGLDLSMKNLGGALSGKQFNVFIDLLDLNLSYNSFSEQLPQSIFNLTNLRSLDISRNNFSGHFPSGISNLQNLVVLDAFSNSFSGPLPPDVSQIQPLKVLNFAGSYFRGPIPSEYGSFKSLDFIHLAGNFLSGKIPPELGMLRTVTHMEIGYNVYEGSIPWQLGNMSELQYLDIAGANLSGPIPKELGNLTKLESLFLFRNQLNGMIPWEFSNIVSLQSLDLSDNLLSGTIPDSLSELKNLRLLSLMYNDLSGTVPEGIAKLPQLDTLLIWNNFFSGPLPENLGRHSKLKYVDVSTNEFVGEIPPGICAGGMLMKLILFSNNFTGGLHPSLSNCSTLVRLRVEDNSFSGELSVIFSNLSEVIYMDLSRNKFVGGITVDITEASSLQYLNVSNNPQLGGVIPEKLWSLPSLQNFSAASCSISGNIPSFDICKSMMVVDLSKNNLSGTVPESISNCKGLLAMDLSINNLSGHIPVQLATLPAISVLDMSHNSFSGPIPMQFGNSSSLKLLNVSFNDISGSIPLEKAFRMMDSSAFMGNPRLCGVPLRTCHGKGMPSGLELGSRRTQKFAWVLISCAVIVLLIVMIIFGMLHFRKGTKGEWKIVSFSGLPGFTANDVLRSFNAAEAADAVPSFPHSVCKAVLPTGITVSVKKIEWEQKRVDSMSRFINRMGNARHKNLTRLLGFVYNKHMAYLLYDYSPNGSLAEKIKMKRDWETKYKIIIGVARGLSFLHHDCFPAIPHGDLKASNIVFDETMEPQLEEYGLSSLYQLKNIELPATTNPETGEVTPSTKDQLYKDVYNFGDMILEILTNGGPRSTSKEVLLRDILDRNEISPSSSMQEEIKLVFDVALRCTSRISDRPSMENALKLLSGLKHQRS, from the exons ATGGAGATTCTGAAGCTCAAGTACTCCATTCCTctcatttttcctttgtttttcgtGGCGGCATTTGCTGCTGTCGATCCCTTCTCACAAGCACTCTTGAGCTTCAAATCAGAGATCATAGATGATTCCAACAGCTTGCGCGACTGGATTGCGCCTGCCCTTGTGAattcttctgataaaattcTTGCATGTTCTTGGTCTGGAGTGAAGTGTGATAACAACTCCTCTTTAATTATTGGTTTGGACTTATCTATGAAGAATCTTGGTGGTGCACTCTCAGGGAAGCAATTTAATGTCTTTATTGACCTTCTTGATCTTAATCTCAGCTATAATTCATTCTCGGAGCAACTACCTCAAAGCATCTTCAACCTCACCAATCTAAGAAGCTTAGACATCAGCAGGAACAATTTTTCGGGTCATTTTCCAAGTGGGATATCCAATCTCCAAAATTTGGTTGTTCTTGATGCCTTCAGCAACAGCTTCTCAGGTCCCTTGCCACCTGATGTTTCACAAATTCAGCCACTCAAAGTACTCAACTTTGCAGGGAGTTATTTCAGAGGTCCAATTCCATCAGAATATGGTTCATTCAAGAGTCTTGATTTCATTCATCTGGCAGGAAATTTCCTCAGTGGTAAAATTCCTCCAGAATTGGGAATGTTACGAACTGTAACTCATATGGAAATTGGTTACAACGTATACGAGGGAAGCATCCCTTGGCAGCTGGGCAACATGAGTGAGCTTCAATATCTTGATATAGCTGGGGCCAATCTCTCTGGTCCCATTCCCAAAGAGCTCGGCAACCTCACCAAACTTGAGTCCCTTTTCCTCTTCAGGAATCAGCTAAATGGCATGATTCCCTGGGAGTTTAGCAATATCGTTTCTCTCCAAAGTTTGGATCTTTCTGATAACTTACTTTCTGGAACTATTCCTGATAGTCTTTCGGAGTTGAAAAATCTCAGGCTGCTCAGTCTTATGTACAATGACTTGAGTGGCACTGTTCCTGAAGGTATTGCTAAGCTTCCACAACTTGATACCTTGCTCATATGGAACAACTTCTTTTCAGGGCCACTCCCAGAAAACTTGGGCAGGCACTCAAAGCTCAAATACGTGGATGTTTCAACAAACGAATTTGTTGGTGAAATACCCCCAGGCATATGTGCAGGAGGGATGCTGATGAAGTTGATTCTGTTCTCAAATAATTTTACAGGCGGGCTGCATCCATCTCTTTCCAATTGTTCCACTCTTGTTCGTCTTCGAGTTGAAGATAATTCATTCTCAGGTGAGCTGTCTGTGATATTTAGTAATCTCTCGGAAGTAATATATATGGACTTGTCTAGAAATAAGTTTGTAGGAGGGATTACTGTTGATATAACCGAAGCCTCCAGTCTTCAATACTTGAACGTGTCTAATAATCCGCAACTAGGAGGAGTAATTCCAGAAAAATTATGGTCCCTGCCATCACTCCAGAACTTTTCTGCAGCCTCTTGCAGTATTTCAGGAAATATTCCATCATTTGATATCTGCAAATCTATGATGGTTGTTGATTTAAGCAAAAACAATTTATCTGGGACTGTTCCTGAAAGTATATCCAATTGTAAGGGTCTTCTGGCAATGGACTTGTCCATTAACAATTTATCAGGTCATATACCAGTTCAGCTGGCTACTCTTCCTGCTATTAGCGTCCTAGATATGTCGCACAATAGCTTTAGTGGTCCAATACCCATGCAGTTTGGGAATTCTTCAAGCTTAAAACTCCTAAATGTGTCATTCAATGATATATCTGGTTCCATACCTCTCGAGAAGGCCTTCAGAATGATGGATAGCAGTGCATTTATGGGAAACCCCAGGCTTTGTGGTGTGCCATTGAGAACTTGTCATGGGAAGGGAATGCCCAGTGGTCTTGAATTGGGAAGCAGGAGAACACAGAAGTTTGCTTGGGTTCTCATAAGCTGCGCGGTCATTGTCTTACTTATCGTCATGATAATTTTCGGGATGCTTCATTTTAGAAAAGGAACTAAAGGTGAATGGAAAATAGTTTCTTTCAGTGGGCTTCCTGGATTTACTGCAAATGATGTTTTGAGGAGTTTCAATGCTGCAGAAGCCGCAGATGCAGTGCCATCATTTCCCCATTCAGTTTGCAAAGCGGTTCTGCCTACTGGGATAACTGTTTCTGTCAAGAAGATTGAATGGGAACAAAAGAGGGTGGACAGCATGTCACGATTCATAAACAGAATGGGCAATGCTAGGCACAAGAACTTGACTAGGCTCCTGGGATTTGTCTACAACAAGCATATGGCATACCTGTTGTATGATTACTCTCCTAATGGAAGTCTAGCCGAAAAGATCAAGATGAAAAGAGATTGGGAAACCAAGTACAAGATTATAATTGGAGTCGCAAGGGGACTCAGCTTTCTTCATCATGATTGCTTTCCCGCAATTCCACATGGGGATTTAAAGGCTAGTAACATAGTGTTTGATGAAACTATGGAGCCTCAATTGGAAGAATATGGACTCAGTTCATTGTATCAATTAAAGAATATCGAATTACCAGCGAcaactaacccagaaacag GTGAAGTTACCCCAAGCACAAAGGACCAGCTTTACAAGGATGTATACAACTTTGGAGACATGATTCTGGAGATCTTAACAAATGGAGGGCCGAGGAGCACTTCAAAAGAGGTTCTTTTAAGAGACATTCTCGATAGGAATGAGATTAGTCCCTCCAGTTCTATGCAAGAAGAAATAAAGTTGGTCTTTGACGTGGCTTTGCGCTGCACAAGTAGAATATCAGATAGGCCGTCAATGGAGAATGCATTAAAGCTTTTATCGGGTTTGAAACACCAAAGGTCATAG
- the LOC113692703 gene encoding uncharacterized protein isoform X2, with protein sequence MEILKLKYSIPLIFPLFFVAAFAAVDPFSQALLSFKSEIIDDSNSLRDWIAPALVNSSDKILACSWSGVKCDNNSSLIIGLDLSMKNLGGALSGKQFNVFIDLLDLNLSYNSFSEQLPQSIFNLTNLRSLDISRNNFSGHFPSGISNLQNLVVLDAFSNSFSGPLPPDVSQIQPLKVLNFAGSYFRGPIPSEYGSFKSLDFIHLAGNFLSGKIPPELGMLRTVTHMEIGYNVYEGSIPWQLGNMSELQYLDIAGANLSGPIPKELGNLTKLESLFLFRNQLNGMIPWEFSNIVSLQSLDLSDNLLSGTIPDSLSELKNLRLLSLMYNDLSGTVPEGIAKLPQLDTLLIWNNFFSGPLPENLGRHSKLKYVDVSTNEFVGEIPPGICAGGMLMKLILFSNNFTGGLHPSLSNCSTLVRLRVEDNSFSGELSVIFSNLSEVIYMDLSRNKFVGGITVDITEASSLQYLNVSNNPQLGGVIPEKLWSLPSLQNFSAASCSISGNIPSFDICKSMMVVDLSKNNLSGTVPESISNCKGLLAMDLSINNLSGHIPVQLATLPAISVLDMSHNSFSGPIPMQFGNSSSLKLLNVSFNDISGSIPLEKAFRMMDSSAFMGNPRLCGVPLRTCHGKGMPSGLELGSRRTQKFAWVLISCAVIVLLIVMIIFGMLHFRKGTKGEWKIVSFSGLPGFTANDVLRSFNAAEAADAVPSFPHSVCKAVLPTGITVSVKKIEWEQKRVDSMSRFINRMGNARHKNLTRLLGFVYNKHMAYLLYDYSPNGSLAEKIKMKRDWETKYKIIIGVARGLSFLHHDCFPAIPHGDLKASNIVFDETMEPQLEEYGLSSLYQLKNIELPATTNPETGVN encoded by the exons ATGGAGATTCTGAAGCTCAAGTACTCCATTCCTctcatttttcctttgtttttcgtGGCGGCATTTGCTGCTGTCGATCCCTTCTCACAAGCACTCTTGAGCTTCAAATCAGAGATCATAGATGATTCCAACAGCTTGCGCGACTGGATTGCGCCTGCCCTTGTGAattcttctgataaaattcTTGCATGTTCTTGGTCTGGAGTGAAGTGTGATAACAACTCCTCTTTAATTATTGGTTTGGACTTATCTATGAAGAATCTTGGTGGTGCACTCTCAGGGAAGCAATTTAATGTCTTTATTGACCTTCTTGATCTTAATCTCAGCTATAATTCATTCTCGGAGCAACTACCTCAAAGCATCTTCAACCTCACCAATCTAAGAAGCTTAGACATCAGCAGGAACAATTTTTCGGGTCATTTTCCAAGTGGGATATCCAATCTCCAAAATTTGGTTGTTCTTGATGCCTTCAGCAACAGCTTCTCAGGTCCCTTGCCACCTGATGTTTCACAAATTCAGCCACTCAAAGTACTCAACTTTGCAGGGAGTTATTTCAGAGGTCCAATTCCATCAGAATATGGTTCATTCAAGAGTCTTGATTTCATTCATCTGGCAGGAAATTTCCTCAGTGGTAAAATTCCTCCAGAATTGGGAATGTTACGAACTGTAACTCATATGGAAATTGGTTACAACGTATACGAGGGAAGCATCCCTTGGCAGCTGGGCAACATGAGTGAGCTTCAATATCTTGATATAGCTGGGGCCAATCTCTCTGGTCCCATTCCCAAAGAGCTCGGCAACCTCACCAAACTTGAGTCCCTTTTCCTCTTCAGGAATCAGCTAAATGGCATGATTCCCTGGGAGTTTAGCAATATCGTTTCTCTCCAAAGTTTGGATCTTTCTGATAACTTACTTTCTGGAACTATTCCTGATAGTCTTTCGGAGTTGAAAAATCTCAGGCTGCTCAGTCTTATGTACAATGACTTGAGTGGCACTGTTCCTGAAGGTATTGCTAAGCTTCCACAACTTGATACCTTGCTCATATGGAACAACTTCTTTTCAGGGCCACTCCCAGAAAACTTGGGCAGGCACTCAAAGCTCAAATACGTGGATGTTTCAACAAACGAATTTGTTGGTGAAATACCCCCAGGCATATGTGCAGGAGGGATGCTGATGAAGTTGATTCTGTTCTCAAATAATTTTACAGGCGGGCTGCATCCATCTCTTTCCAATTGTTCCACTCTTGTTCGTCTTCGAGTTGAAGATAATTCATTCTCAGGTGAGCTGTCTGTGATATTTAGTAATCTCTCGGAAGTAATATATATGGACTTGTCTAGAAATAAGTTTGTAGGAGGGATTACTGTTGATATAACCGAAGCCTCCAGTCTTCAATACTTGAACGTGTCTAATAATCCGCAACTAGGAGGAGTAATTCCAGAAAAATTATGGTCCCTGCCATCACTCCAGAACTTTTCTGCAGCCTCTTGCAGTATTTCAGGAAATATTCCATCATTTGATATCTGCAAATCTATGATGGTTGTTGATTTAAGCAAAAACAATTTATCTGGGACTGTTCCTGAAAGTATATCCAATTGTAAGGGTCTTCTGGCAATGGACTTGTCCATTAACAATTTATCAGGTCATATACCAGTTCAGCTGGCTACTCTTCCTGCTATTAGCGTCCTAGATATGTCGCACAATAGCTTTAGTGGTCCAATACCCATGCAGTTTGGGAATTCTTCAAGCTTAAAACTCCTAAATGTGTCATTCAATGATATATCTGGTTCCATACCTCTCGAGAAGGCCTTCAGAATGATGGATAGCAGTGCATTTATGGGAAACCCCAGGCTTTGTGGTGTGCCATTGAGAACTTGTCATGGGAAGGGAATGCCCAGTGGTCTTGAATTGGGAAGCAGGAGAACACAGAAGTTTGCTTGGGTTCTCATAAGCTGCGCGGTCATTGTCTTACTTATCGTCATGATAATTTTCGGGATGCTTCATTTTAGAAAAGGAACTAAAGGTGAATGGAAAATAGTTTCTTTCAGTGGGCTTCCTGGATTTACTGCAAATGATGTTTTGAGGAGTTTCAATGCTGCAGAAGCCGCAGATGCAGTGCCATCATTTCCCCATTCAGTTTGCAAAGCGGTTCTGCCTACTGGGATAACTGTTTCTGTCAAGAAGATTGAATGGGAACAAAAGAGGGTGGACAGCATGTCACGATTCATAAACAGAATGGGCAATGCTAGGCACAAGAACTTGACTAGGCTCCTGGGATTTGTCTACAACAAGCATATGGCATACCTGTTGTATGATTACTCTCCTAATGGAAGTCTAGCCGAAAAGATCAAGATGAAAAGAGATTGGGAAACCAAGTACAAGATTATAATTGGAGTCGCAAGGGGACTCAGCTTTCTTCATCATGATTGCTTTCCCGCAATTCCACATGGGGATTTAAAGGCTAGTAACATAGTGTTTGATGAAACTATGGAGCCTCAATTGGAAGAATATGGACTCAGTTCATTGTATCAATTAAAGAATATCGAATTACCAGCGAcaactaacccagaaacag GAGTTAACTAG